Part of the Gemmatimonadota bacterium genome is shown below.
ATCTTAAGACCGGTGTGTAAACCCAAAAGAAGGAGCGTGAGCCAATGAACAGGACGGCGGCCTACAGGGCACAGCAAGGCATACCCGTCGCGCAACTGGGTGTCGACGTGCGAGGGGCGTTCATTACCCGTACCTACACTCATCTTCTCGGGGCGATCCTGGCATTCGCCCTGATCGAGATCTACCTGTTTCAGACCGGCATGGCGGAGTCGATCGCCCGCGTGCTGCTCGGCGGGTCCTGGCTCATCGTTCTGGGCGGGTTCATCATCCTGAGCTGGATCGCGTCCCATTTCGCGCATAGTGCACAGACCAGGGGCGGTCAGTACGGCGCGTTGGGGCTGTTCGTCGTGGGCGAGGCCATCATCTTCACGCCTTTGCTCTACGTTGCCGATTCCATGGCGCCGGGCGTGATCAACAGCGCTGCCACGGTCACGCTCCTCGGTTTCCTCGGGTTGACGATCGTGGCCTTTCATACCCGCAAGGACTTTTCCTTCCTCGGCGGACTGCTGAGGTGGGGGTTCATCTGCGCCCTCGTGCTGATCGTGGCCAGCGTGCTTTTCGGGTTCCACCTGGGAACGATCTTCACCGTGGCCATGATCGTACTGGCCGGCGGTGCGATCCTCTACGACACATCGAACGTCCTGCACCACTATCCGGAAGACCGGCACGTAGGCGCGGCGCTTCAACTCTTCGCCTCCGTTGCGCTCTTGTTCTGGTACATTCTGCAGTTCTTCCTGTCCTCGAGAGACTAAAGACATCAGGACAGACGATTCCAATTCACCAATCAGGGAGGAAGTTCCAATATGTTCAATTACAAGCGTATAAAGACTACGTTGTCCATAGGCCTGATGGCCCTGGTACCGGCGCTTTTCGCGCTGGCGTGCGAGGGAAAGGTGGGACCGACCGGACCGGCCGGACCGGCGGGACCGGCGGGACCACAGGGGACGCCAGGCTCGGACGGCAGTATAGGACCGGCGGGACCGGCGGGACCACAGGGGACACCAGGCTCGGACGGCAGTACAGGACCGCAGGGACCGGAAGGACCGGAAGGGCCGGAAGGGCCGCAGGGGCCGCCCGGCGAAGTTCGGGTCATCGACCTGGACCTGGTCGGTTCGTGGCGAGCCGTGGGTACGGATCTCGCTCAAACCCTTGCGCAGAATCTAAAGGATTTCTTGGTGAATATAGGGGGTCTGGACGAGACGACCGCAGATGCCATCGTCGCGGAATTCCTGTCGGAAATGGAAGCAGACCTGGCGAATTCGTCCATCGGGACATTAACCCTGAATGCCGACGCCACGGCCTCCAACGACCTGGATGAATCTGCCGTATGGTCCGCGAACGGCAGTGTACTGGTCCTGAAACAGGGCGATAGCGT
Proteins encoded:
- a CDS encoding permease, with product MNRTAAYRAQQGIPVAQLGVDVRGAFITRTYTHLLGAILAFALIEIYLFQTGMAESIARVLLGGSWLIVLGGFIILSWIASHFAHSAQTRGGQYGALGLFVVGEAIIFTPLLYVADSMAPGVINSAATVTLLGFLGLTIVAFHTRKDFSFLGGLLRWGFICALVLIVASVLFGFHLGTIFTVAMIVLAGGAILYDTSNVLHHYPEDRHVGAALQLFASVALLFWYILQFFLSSRD
- a CDS encoding collagen-like protein, whose product is MFNYKRIKTTLSIGLMALVPALFALACEGKVGPTGPAGPAGPAGPQGTPGSDGSIGPAGPAGPQGTPGSDGSTGPQGPEGPEGPEGPQGPPGEVRVIDLDLVGSWRAVGTDLAQTLAQNLKDFLVNIGGLDETTADAIVAEFLSEMEADLANSSIGTLTLNADATASNDLDESAVWSANGSVLVLKQGDSVVFLGNYAVEDDSLTLTLTKAQLLQLIQSESEEPPTPDELMFFDIVFGEDGGISYFFERV